Within Streptomyces sp. SS1-1, the genomic segment CGCGGCCCTGCCACATCGTCATGCTGCTCCTGGGGCGCTGGAGATGGGAGTTGTGGGCGGCGACGAGCACCGGCCCCCGTTCCGCGAGGGCCAGGAGGTTCTGCGCCATCATCAGGTCCCGCAGCGCGCACAGCCGGGTCATCCGGGCGGGTGAGTCGTCCGCCATGGCGTGGTGGTAGCGCAGCAGGCCCGTCGCGGTCCGCGCGTACAGGCGGGCGCGGTCCCAGGCGTCGGGCGTCAGGGCGGCGGCCAGGTGCGGTGCCTGCGTGTCGAGCAGGGCCACCAGTTCGTCGGTGAGCAGGCGGAGTTCGCGGGCCTCGGCGGACCGGCCCGTGGAACGGCCGGGGTCCGTCATGGCGTCGGGGTCGGTCCAGCGGCCGTCGTCGCCGAGCAGCCGGTCCAGGGTCTCGGCGGTGCACGGCAGCAGGCCCGGGTCCACATGAGCGGAGAGCAGGGCGTGCAGTTCCAGGAGGGCCCGGCGCGGGGAGGAGGCGGCGGTGATCTCCAGCGGGCCGTCGAACCCGGCGAAGCGGACGTGCTCGCCGGAGGGCCGGTGCTCGTTGTGGGCCCGCATCCACCGCACGAGGTCGCGGTTGCCGGCGTAGGCGCCCCAGCCGTGGCTGAACCCGTGCTCCATGGCCTGGTCGAGCGTGCCCTCCCCCGTGGTGACGTACGCGTCCACGGCAAGGGCCCGCAGGCAGTCGCTCTCGAGCGTGATCGTGCGGAAGCCCTCCTGTTCGACGAGCTGCCGGAAGAGGCGGTTGCGGACGGCGAGCAGGGCCTCCTCACCGTGCGTGGGCTCGCCCAGGGCGAGGATCCGGGGCCGGACGGGAAGCTGCTCCAGGAGGGCCGAGGCGTCGAGGGGGTGGGTGAGGTCCTTGAGGTCGGAAGCCATGCCTTCAACGCTATCGTTGAAGATCCGGTGGAGACTTGGGCCACTGGGAGCCCCGATATCGTTGCCGTCATGGGTCACAACCTTCAAACGGGTGGGCGTCTGCGGCCGATCGACCTGGCGCGCGGGGCCGGTCTGTCCACGCAGGCGGTCCGGAACTACGAGGAGGCCGGCATCCTGCCGCCCGCGGCCCGCACCCCGTCCGGCTACCGGGTCTACACCGAGACGCACGCGGCGGCCCTGCGCGCCTTCCTCGCCCTGCTCCCCGGCCACGGGCACGCCACGGCGACGGCGATCATGCGGGCCGTCGGGCAGGACGCGCCGGAGGAGGCGTTCCGGCTCATCGCCGGAACCCACGCCCAACTCCTCGAGGACCGGGCGACGCTGTCGGCCGTGGAGCGGGCGCTGAGTGACCTGGAGCCCGCGCCTCCGGCCGGCCCGGGAGGGGGTGGGCTCTTCGTGGGCCCGCTCGCGCGGCAGCTCGGGGTGCGGCCCGCGACGCTGCGCGCCTGGGAGCGTGCCGGGCTGGTGCGTCCGCGCCGCGACCCGGTGACCGGGTACCGGGTGTACGACGAGGCGGACGTGCGCGACGCCCGTCTGATCCGCCAACTCCGGCGCGGGGGCTATCTGCTGGAGCAGATCGCGCCGCTGATCACCCAGGTGCGGGCGGCGGGCGGGCTGGAGCCGCTGGAAGGGACCCTGCGCGACTGGCACAGCCGGCTCTCGGCGCGCGGGCGGGCCCTGCTGAGCGGGGCCGCCGCGCTGGAGGGGTACCTGCGGGCCCGTGAGGGATGCTCCGTCGGCGTGGATACGGACATCCGGGCGCCGGGGGCGTCGTTGGACCCGGCATGAGGATCATCGCCTGTGCCGCGCTCGTCGGCGCCGCCCTGTTCACCGCCGCTCTTCCCGCCTCGGCCGACGACGGCCCCGTCGACTTCGGGCTCTTCCAGGGAGTCAACGACGCCAAGGGCTCCACGACCTCCGACGCGGGGCCGACCTGGCCGCCGTCGTCCGGCGGGACCGGTGACGGCGTGCCGAGGTCGGCGCTGGGGATGCTCGTGGAGGGACTCGTTCAGGGCTGACGGCTCATTCCGGGGTGAGGGCCGCTCGCGAGCGGGCGGCCGTCGGAAAGCCGTGGACGCGGGCTCCGGCGACGGCGACGAGGGCGGGCACCAGGAGCAGGAGGACGCTCCACGGCAAGGACGCGGTGCCCAGTGTGTCGAGCAGGACCCCGCCGACGATGCCGCCCGCGGCCATGGCGACGTTCCACAGGGTGACGAGCATGGCCTGCGCCGCGTCCGCTGCCGTGCCCCCGGCGTCGGCTGCTGCGGTCTGCAGCAGGGTGGGGACGCCGCCCCAGCCGAGGCCCCACAGCAGCGCCGCCCCGTACACGAGGGCTTCGCTGTGGGCCAGGGTGCCGAGGACGGCGGCCGCCGCGCCGACCAGGAGGACGCTGCCGAGCGTGAGGGCGCGCAGCCGCCGGTCGATGTGGGCGCCGGTGAACCAGACGCTCACCAGCGAGGCGATCCCGAACGTCAGCAGCACCAGGTCGGTCGACCCGCCCACGCCGGCATGGCTGAGGAACGTGGCGATGTAGGCGTAGAGGACGGTGTGGGCCAGGACGAAGACGAGGGTGACGGTCAGGACGGGCGCCACACCCGGGACAGCGAGCGTCCGCAGCATCCGGGGCCGCTCCCGCGCGGGCTGTCCCGGGTGGTCCGGGACGATGGCCGTGATCCAGGCGAGGAGGACAAGGGTCAGCGCGGTCATGCTCAGGAAGGCCGCCCGCCAGCCGAGCGCCTGTCCGGTGAACGTGCCCGCGGGCACGCCCACGGAGAGCGCGACCGGCACACCCGCCATCGCCACGGCGACCGCCTTGCCCTGAAGCCGTGCCGGAACCATGCGGCGGGCGTATCCGGCCAGCAGGGCCCAGGCGAGTCCCGCCGCGACACCGGCGACGAACCGGGCGACGAGGGTCAGCGGGTAGTGCGAGGACACGGCGGTGACGGTGTTGGCGGCGGCGAACCCGGCCATGGCGGTGAGCAGCAGCCGTTTGCGCCGCCAGCCGGAGGTGGCGGCGGTCAGCGGAATGGCGGTGAGGGCGGTGCCGGCGGCGTAGACGGTCACGGTCTGACCGGCCGCCGGCTCGCCGACATGGAGACCGGCGCTCATCTCGGGGAGGAGTCCGGCGGGCAGTGTCTCCGTCAGGCTGGTGATGAAGACGGCGGTGCTCAGGGCCAGCAGCGCCGCCATCGGCAGCTCGGCGTCGCCGGACGGTTCGCGTGGGCCAACGGCTCGGTGGATGCTCTCGGTCGACATGACACGTATGCTCGAACCTTCACATCGGTGTGAAGGTCAAGCCCGATCTGACACGGCGTGAGGTGGAGCGGATGCGCATCGGCGAACTGTCCGAACGGACCGGCGTCTCCCGCCGGCTCCTGCGCTACTACGAGGAGCAGTCCCTCATCGTCTCGGAGCGCTGCGCCAACGGCTACCGCCGCTACGACGAGCGGTTCGTCGACCGCGTCCTGCAGATCCGCGGGCTCCTCGACGCGGGGCTGCCGACCCGCATCATCAAGCAGATCCTGCCCTGTCTCGACAAGCCGCGCCACATCGTCTTCTCGGACGCCACACCGGAGATGCTGGCGACCCTGGAGGCGGAACTCGACCGCATGAACCAGCGCATCGCCTGCCTCACCCAGAACCGGGACGCCATCGCCTCCTACCTGGACGAGGTCCGGGTGCGGGCGCGGGGGGACGCGGCCTGAGAGGTCCACGTCGTTCGAGCGCCGGTCCCCGTCGGCGGCACGGACCATGCTCGACGCCATGAACCGACGTGAGGGAAACGTGGCCCTGGTGACGGGCGGCAGCCGGGGTATCGGTGCCGCCGTGGCGATCCGTCTCGCCGAAGAGGGCGCCGATGTCGTCCTGACCTATGAGCGTGACGAGCGAGCCGCCGAGGAGGTGGTGGAGCGGGTCAAGGGGGCGGGGCGCCGGGGGCTCGCCGTGCGGGCCGACAGTGCGCGCACGGCCGAGGTCACCGCCGCCGTGGACGAGGCCGTGGAGGTGTTCGGCCGGCTCGACGTCCTGGTCAACAACGCCGGTGTCTTCCTCGTCGGCCCGCTCGAGGAGCTGGGACCGGACGAGGTCGAGCGCACCCTGGCGGTGAACGTCCGGGCGCCGTTCGTGGCATGTCGGGCGGCCGCGCGCCACATGGGGGCGGGCGGCCGCATCATCAGCATCGGCAGCAATGTCGCCGAGCGCGCGGTCTTCCCGGGGATGGCGCTGTACGCGATGAGCAAGTCGGCCCTCGTGGGGATGACGAAGGGGCTGGCGCGGGAGTTGGGCCCGCGCGGGATCACCGTCAATCTGGTGGTCCCGGGTCCCACCGACACCGCCGCCAACCCGGCCGACGGCCCGAACGCCGAGGTGATCGCCGGGTTCACCGCGGTGGGCCGTTATGCGCGGGCGTCCGAGATCGCGGCCACCGTCGCCCATGTGGCCGGTGCGGACGGCGCGTACATCACCGGGGCGTCCCTGCCCGTCGACGGCGGGTTCACCGTCTGACCCGGCGCAGGAAGGTTCACCGCTCCGCCAACGCCGGTGTCAGCCCCGCCCACGGGTTCGGCAGATCCCCCGTCACCGGGCCGCAGACGCCGGCGCCCCGCTCCTCCGCCGTGCGCAGGGCGAGGGGGACGAGGGGGTGGGGGACGCCGTAGACCAGGTGGCACAAGCGGTCGGCGGGGACGCGTTCCGTCCAGGCGGGGCGGGTGAAGTCCGCGACGTACCGGGACCAGGGGCCCTCGAAGGTGACCGTGAGGTCGGCGAGGCGGGCGTAGCCGGGGGCCGGGTGGACGCCCGGGTTGAGGACGACCGTCGAGGCGCCGAGGCGGCGGACCGTGCGGATCAGACGGCGGCACTCCGGCAGGGCCTCGGTGGCCGCCGGGGTCTGGTCGAGGAAGCAACCGTCGACGCCGTACCACTCCTGGTGGCGGCGCAGGTCGGCGGTGATCTCGGCGGGTTCGCGGGCCCCGTAGTCGGTGTCCAGGTAGCCGAGGAGGCGGGCGCCCGCCGCGCGCAGCGCCTCGGCCGCCTTGGCGAACGCCGGGTCGGGGGCGGTGCTGATGTCCGAGCACTGCCAGGACACCTGCGCCGAGCGGGCGGAGCCGCCCGTCCCGGCCTCGGCGATCCGGCCCCGGAACCCGGCCGCGTCGGCGAGGGCGCGGACGAGGTCGCGGGACGGCCGGGCGTCGCCGCCGCCGATGTTCAGCACGGGTGGCAGCGGTCCGGCGGCGGTGGCGGCGAGCGCGGCCGCCCGTGCCACGTCGCGGACGTCGACGAAGTCGCGGTGGGCGGACAGGTCGCCGAGCCGCAGTGCGGCCTCCGGGTCGTCGCCCGCCTCCGCGAGGAGGGCCGCGACCCGGCCGGGCAGCCCGGTGGGCGGGGCTCCCGCGCCCACCGGGTTGCCGACCCGCAGGACCACCGCGTCCAGGCCGGACGCGGTCACCGCGACCGTGCCCGCCAGCTTGGTCGCGCCGTACGGGCCGGCGGGCCGGGTGGCCGCCGACTCCGTGACGCGCACGCCGGGTCCGGTGGGGCCGTACTCGGCGGCAGAGCCCAGATGGACCAGGCGTGCCCCGGTGCCGCCTCCCGCAGCGCCGCGCACAGCACGGCCGGGCCGCGGGCGTTCACCTCGGCGAGGGTGACGGCGTCGCCGCCGGTCGCGCCCGCGCAGTTGACGACGGCGTCGGGCGCCACCTCGGCCAGCGCCGCCGCCAGGTCCCGTGGGCGGGCGGTGGCGAGGTCGACGGTGACGTCGGCGGCGAGGGAGCGTCCGGCGACGAGGACCCGGGCGCCGGGCAGGGTGCGCAGTTCCCCGGCGACATGGGTGCCGAGGTAGCCGGTGACGCCGAGTACGAGGACGTGCATGGTGGTTCAGGCCCCCTTGAGCAGGAGCGACTTGCGGCTGGTGAACTCCGCGTTGGCGCGGTCGTAGTCGTCGGGGCGGCCGATGTCGAGCCAGTAGCCGTCGAACTCGTAGGCGTGCGGCGGGCGTCCGGCGGCGAGCAGGTCGGTGACGAGTTCGTCGAAGCCGAGGGGCAGTCCGGGGGTGTACCCGTCGAGGGTGGCCCGGGAGACACCGTAGACGCCCATGGACACCCGGTAGTCGATGCTGGGCTTCTCGGTGAAGGCGACCACCCGGCTGGCGTCGGTCGTCAGCACCCCGAAGTCGATGTGCACCTTGCGCGCGTACGTGGCGATCGTCAGCGGGGTGCCGGACGCCTCGTGGGAGCGCAGGACGTCGGCGTAGTCGAGGTCGGTGAGGACGTCGCCGTTCATGACGAGGAAGTGCTCGGGGAGGCGGTCGCGCAGGGCGAGCAGCGGGCCCATGGTGCCGAGCGGGTTCTCCTCGGTGGCGTAGTCGACGTTCATGCCCCACTGGGAGCCGTCGCCGACGTAGGCGCGGATGATCTCGCCGAGGTGGCCGATGGCGAGGGTGCACCGGGTGAAGCCGGACGTGGACAGCTGGCGCAGCACGATCTCCAGGATGGCGTGCTGGTCGCCGATGGGGACGAGCGGCTTGGGCAGCGCCGTGGTGTACGGCCGCAGCCGGACGCCCTTGCCACCGGCGAGGATCACTGCGTGCATGGCATACCTCCTGCGGTACGAGCCGGGCGGGTCAGATGTTGTAGATGCCGGTCTTGTAGCGGGCCAGGTGGGCGGGGTCGGTGAACCACCGGGCGGTGTGCGCCAGTCCCTCCTCGAGGGTGTTCTGCGGCGACCAGCCGGTGGCCTCGGTGAGCCGGCTCGCGTCGGCCACGAGCCGCATCACCTCGGAGTTGGCGGGCCGCAGCCGCGCGGGGTCCTCCTGGACGTCGAGGGGGGCGTCCATGACCTTGCCGATCAGGGCGACCAGGTCGCCGACGGAGATCTCGCCGCCGGTCCCGGCGTTGAAGGTGCGGCCGACGACCTGCTCGGCCGGAGCGGTGCCGACGGCGAGGAAGGCCCGCGCGGTGTCCTCGACGAAGGTGAAGTCGCGGGTCGGCCGCAGGTCGCCGAGGGTGATCGTGCGTTCCCCGGCGGCCACCTGCCCGATGACGGTGGGGATCACGGCACGCATGGACTGGCGGGGGCCGAAGGTGTTGAACGGGCGCAGTGTGACCACCGGGGTGCCGAAGCTGGCGTGGTAGCTGTCGGCGAGCCGGTCGCCGCCCGCCTTCGAAGCGGCGTACGGGGACTGGGTGTTGATGGGGTGGTCCTCGGTGATCGGCACGGTCTGCGCGGTGCCGTACGTCTCGCTGGTCGAGGTGTGGACGAGGCGCGGGGTGCCTAGGGCGCGGGCGGCCTCCAGCACGTTGAGGGTGCCGGTGACGTTGGTGTCCACGTAGCTGTGCGGGGCCTGGTAGGAGTACGGGATCGCGATGAGCGCGGCGAGGTGGTAGGCGCAGTCGGCGCCGTCGAGCAGGCCGCGCACCGAGCCGGGGTCGCGGACGTCACCGAGGACGATCTCGACCTGGTCCAGCACGTCGGCGGGCAGGGTCTCCAGCCAGCCGTAGGAGGAGAACGAGTTGTACTGGGCCATGGCGCGCACGCGGTGGCCGGAGGCGACGAGTGCCTCGGTGAGGTGCGAGCCGATGAAGCCTTCGGCTCCGGTGACGGCGGCGAGCGGTGCGGAGGTCAACTGTCGGTCCCTTCGTAGTGGTGGTCGGACGCGGGCCCGGTGCGGTCGGGACGCGGGCTCCGGCGGTCCGATGGGGTGGTGCGGAGGGTCAGGCGTGTGGGGAGGGCCGGCCGAGCAGGCGCAGCGCGCAGACCGCGAGACAGAGCGCGGCCGCGGCACACACCACGGGCAGGACGACCGGCGCGGGCGGCAGGTCCAGGGCGGTCACCGCGCCGGCTGCCGCGGCGGCGGTGAGGCAGATCAGGGCGGGCGGCCAGGCCGTGCCGAACGCCTGCAGCAGCAGCGCGGTCCACAGGGTGGCCGCGAGCAGCAGGGGGGTGGCCGGGTCCGTGCCGGTGAGCAGGGCGGCGGGCAGCAGCAGGAGCAGGTAGGCGGCCAGGCAGCCGGTGAGGACACCGGCCGAGCGCAGCAGGAACCCGCCCGGGGTGGCGCTGGTGCGCAGCGCGGCCACGGACCAGCCGCGGTAGCGGTACAGCAGCCATTCGGCGGGCCCCATGCTGAGGGTCAACGCGATGACGGCGTACGGCTGCTGACGGCCGATCAGGACGACGAGCACGGCGGCGGCGAGCCCGAACAGGCCGTACGGCAGGGAGATGTGTACGGGCGTGCGGGGCGCGTGCGGGGCGGCTGGGCCGGTGCGGCCCCGCCACAGGACGTGCCCGGCGGCGGCCAGGGTGGCGAGCAGCGCGAGCAGCGGCAGCCCGGCCCGGGCGAGGGGTCCGGGTTCCCACCACGGCAGGACGGCGGCGCCCGCGATGAGTGGGCTGAGCGCGGCGAGCAGCAGCTTCTCCCGGGCGAGCACGAGGAGGACGCCCGCGGCGGCCAGGTACAGCGACTGGCCGGCGGCGACCGCGAGGGCCAGGGCGTCGGGGCCGGGGACCAGCGCGAGGGCGGTCGCCGTGGCCGCGCCGAGCAGGGAGCCGGTGAACAGGGTGCCGGACGCCTCCCGGCGTCCCGTGACGAGCCGCAGGTGGGCGCGGTGGCCGAGGGCCTGCCCCCACGCCCAGGAGGCGATGCCCGCGACGATCAGCACGGGCGCGTACCGGGTGAGCGGCCACAGCGGGGCGGTCAGCAGATGAGCGAGGGCGGGCAGCGCGAACAGGACGCCGCGCAGCAGGCAGCGCAGGGTGTCGGGGCGCCAGGGGTCGGGTGCGGGCGGCGGTTCGGGGAACGTCCGGGGCACCCGCTCGTACAGGGCGGTCGCCAGGGAGAACAGGTTGGGGTGTCCGTACCGCTCCTTGATGACGGACGCGGACAGGCCCTCGGCCTCGAGCAGGGCGGCGACCTCGTAGGGGTGGACGGCGGGCCCTATGGCGTCGGCGAGTTCGGCGGCCAGGGTGCTGACCGCCTCCTCGTCGGGGCCCTGTCCGGGCAGCCGGATGGCGAGGGTCTCGTCGTCGAGGGCCCAGCGGGGGCGGCGGCGCGGCGGGCGGGGCGAGGCGAGGCGCAGGGCGAGCGTGTCGTGCCCGTCGCCGGGTTCGAGGGACAGGGGGCCGCTCATCCGGTGAGGCTTCCGGTTCCGGTGACCGCCGGGGCGGGCAGGACGACGCGGGCGGGCGTCGGAGCCGTCCCGGCAGCCAGTTCGTGGTAGATGCCGCGGAAGGTGTCGATGGTCTGCCGCAGGGTGAACTGCTCGATGACCCGCAGCCGGGCCGCCTCCCCCATCGCGCGGCGGCGGTCGGGGGCGCCGAGGAGTTCGAGCGCGGCGGCGGCCATGGCGGCCGGGTCGCGTGGCGGTACGACGAGTCCGGTGTCGCCGACGGCCTCGCGGACGCCGCCGACGTCGGTGGACACGGTGGCCCGGCCGCACGACATGGCCTCGATCAGGGTGAACGGGAAGCCTTCGCTGATGCTGGACAGCATGACGACGGAGCCGGCGGCGTAGGCGTCCTTGATGTCGTCGACGCGGCCTTCGAAGGTGACCGCGTCGGCGTGCCCGAGTTCGGCGGCGAGCGCTTCGCAGCGTTCGCGGTACGCCTCGCCGCCGCGCGGGGTGCCGCCGAACAACCGCAGCCGGGCGTCGGGGCGTTGGGTGCGGACGAGGGCAAAGGCGCGGATCAGGGTCTCCAGGTCCTTGATCGGGTCGACGCGTCCGGCCCAGCTGAGGGTGGGGGTCTCGGGTTCGGGGCCGGCCGGCGGGAAGGCGGCCGGGTCGACGCCGTTGTAGACGGTGCGGATCGCGGTGGGGTCGGCGCCGCCCTGTTCCTCCCAGAGCCGGTTGTAGCGGTTGCCCGGGGTGATCAGGGCCGCCTGACGGTAGCTCTCCTGCGCGAGCAGCCGGAAGAAGCCGAGGACGACGGCCTTGACGGGCCAGCGGTAGGCCGCCGTGCGGTAGCCCAGGTAGCGTTCGCGCAGGTAGACGCCGTGCTCGGTGAGCAGCAGCGGGACACCGTACCGTTCGCGGGCGGCGAGGCCCGGCAGGACGGCGACGCCGCCGCTGACGGCGTGTGCGACGCCGTCCCGCGGGGGTGGCGCGGCGAGCGGGCGCAGTGCGTGTTCCAGCAGGGCGGTGGCGGTGAGCGCGTCGTGCAGCGTCGGCCGTGCCTCGCGTACGGCGAGGCCGGGGCGGGTCCATACGGCGGTGAGGATGCGCAGGGCGGTGTCGCCCCGCAGGAACGGGCTGAGTTCGGCGGCGGCGGCCGCGTGGGCCAGTCCGTGCAGGGCGGGTGCGAAGCCGTCCTCGGTGCCGGGGTCGACGAGCGAGGTCAGGAACTGTTCGTATGCGGTGGCGAGTTGGCGGCGGGAGCGGCCGCGCGGGGGCCGGCCGTCGGGGGTGGCGCCCCACATGGGCACGGACAGGACGTCGCGGACATGGCCGGGGAGGTCCCAGACGAGGGGCTCCCGTCCGGTGCCGGTGACGGCGATGACGTCGAACTCGATGTCGGGCATGCCGGTGACGAGCTGGTCGCACCAGACGCTGACGCCGCCGTGGCTGTGCGGGTAGGTGCCTTCGGTGAGCAGGGTGACGCGCGCGGCGGCGGCCCGCCGCGCGGCGTGGTGAACGTGCATGGATGTGCTCCACGGCCGAGGTGTGGTGAGGGGTGCCGGTCCCGGCGGGTGGCCGGGACCTCGCTGCGGGTGTCGGTCAGCTCCCCGTGGGCGGGATGTGCTCGGCCACGCCCGCGGGGACGCGGGCGTCCGGGGCCGGGGCGGTGGCGGGTGCGGAGCCGTCCGTGCCGCCGGGTGCGGCGGGTGCCGTGGAGGCGGGCAGGGTGAGGGTGAGCGGCCCGGTCGCCGGGGCCGTCCAGCCGGAGCGGTGTCCGGCGTACGTCTGGCCGAAGGCGGTGCCGGAGCGGGTGGTGCCGTCGGGCATGGTGGCGGGGATGTCGACGCCGGCGGGGCCGTCGACGGTGACGGTGTCGCCGATCCGGTAGGCGGTGACCTGTCCTTCGTCCACGGCGGTCCGCCAGGCGGCGCGGCGGCCCATCTCCTCGCCGATGGCCTTCATCCGCAGGTTGACCAGCGGGGTGTCGGCCGTGAACAGGGCCTCGTAGCCGTCGAGGACGCCGTCGAGGACCGGGTAGGCGATGCGCTCCTCGGCCAGGTTGGACTGGTGGATGAAGTGCGGCTTGGGGTCGTTGGCGAGGACGTGGCCGAGGGCGATCTGCCGTTCCAGGGGCACGATGTGCTCGGTGTACCCGGTCTCCGGGTCGAGCGGTGCGGGCAGGCAGGTGGTGGTGGCGGGGTTGTCCTCGCAGATGCCGCTGCCGCCCTGGGCGCGGCTGGTGTAGATCCAGTTGTACTCGTCGACCTGTTCGGCGGCGCGGCCCGCGTTGTAGAAGACGTTCATCGGGTAGCGCGGGACCGTGGTGGCGGGGCCGACCTGGCGCTGGCCGGGTTCGCGGGAGTTGTCGGAGGCGAGCCAGGTGACGCCGGTGTCGGCGAGGGCGAGCGCCAGGTTGGGGTTGTCGGCGGGCTGCTGGGGCAGCACCTGGAGTCCGGAGTGCTCGCCGGTCACCAACTCGTCGTCGTCCAGCGGGAGTCCGGCGGTCTGCCCCCAGGCGCGGTTGTGGGCGATCTCGTCGGCGATGTCGTTCCGGCTGACCCACTTGGTGCTGCCGTCGGCGTTCGTGGCGCAGCGCCAGGGCACCACGGAGGTGTCCTGTTCGCAGCCGAGGAAGGCGTGCGTGTAGGTGTGGTTGATCCAGCGGAACGCGTCGCGCCGCTGTACGAGGCGGTCGGCGAGCGGGTCGGCGCCGCCGTTGTCCTCGCGGTGGTCGACGCTGCCGGCGGCGTTGTAGGCGAGGTCGAGTGTGAAGCCGTGTTCCTGCTGCCAGGTGACGGCGTGGTCGACGTCTGCAGGCGTCATCCGGATCGGGTCCGGTGTGGCGTCCGGGTCGGTGCAGTCGACGTCGCCGGGCGTGCAGTTGAGGGTGGAGTTCCAGCGGTCGTCGCCGGCGAGGACGTCGTCGACGTGGACGGCGAAGTAGTTGCGGGAGGCGCCGAGGTGCACACCGCCGGTCATCCAGGCGACGATGCCGCGGGCGAGCAGCCGGAACTGCTGCTGGTATCGGTTGTAGACGAACGTGACGACGAGTTCGCGCCGCCCGTCGTGCCGGTACTCCCCCACGAGGGAGCCCTGCCGGTCGGAGCCGGGGATGGGTGCCTGCACGTACGGCGTGAAGTCGGCTCCCTCGGCCGGGCTGGACAGGAAGGCGTAGCTCTCGCCGACGTCGGGCGCGTTGTCCTCGAAGGGCACCGGTCCGTCGAGGTAGCCGAACGGCCCGGACCGCCCGGCGTCCGTCACCTCGGCCCGTACCCCGTCGACGCTGCCGGAGTAGCCGCCGTTCACGGGGTACTGCAGTCCGTTCTCGGGCCGGGCGTAGGTGTAGGCGTCGACCTGCGGGACGGCGTACTCCTGCTCGTAGGCCGCGAGGGCGGCCATCTCCGCCGAGCCGGCCGGGAACGGGTTGTCGTTGGGCAGGACGACCGCCTGGAACTTGGCGCGCGGCCGGCCGTCCACGGTGTCCGCGAGATAGCCGGCGTCGATCACGGGGCGGTCGGACCGGTTCAGGTCGATCTCCGTGTACGGCGTTCCGGCGGTCCGCAGTTCGGCGGCGATGGCGTCGGTGGCCGGGCCTCCGTCGCTGACGACGAGCACCCGCAGGTCGATGCGGGGCTCCGGCTCCGCCGCGTGGGCGGCCGGTACGCCGAGGGCGGCTATCAGCGCGCCCGTCGTCAGCACAGTGGTGCTCAAGGTCCGCTTCATGCG encodes:
- a CDS encoding erythromycin esterase family protein; this translates as MASDLKDLTHPLDASALLEQLPVRPRILALGEPTHGEEALLAVRNRLFRQLVEQEGFRTITLESDCLRALAVDAYVTTGEGTLDQAMEHGFSHGWGAYAGNRDLVRWMRAHNEHRPSGEHVRFAGFDGPLEITAASSPRRALLELHALLSAHVDPGLLPCTAETLDRLLGDDGRWTDPDAMTDPGRSTGRSAEARELRLLTDELVALLDTQAPHLAAALTPDAWDRARLYARTATGLLRYHHAMADDSPARMTRLCALRDLMMAQNLLALAERGPVLVAAHNSHLQRPRSSMTMWQGRVEWWSAGALVEARLGSGYAVVATAVGTLRHRGVEAPPPETVEGLLYGLTEEPCLVDVDALTATLGDPSPRVSSWFGYAPVDPAHLAALDGLVYVKDVFPGT
- a CDS encoding TioE family transcriptional regulator, which encodes MGHNLQTGGRLRPIDLARGAGLSTQAVRNYEEAGILPPAARTPSGYRVYTETHAAALRAFLALLPGHGHATATAIMRAVGQDAPEEAFRLIAGTHAQLLEDRATLSAVERALSDLEPAPPAGPGGGGLFVGPLARQLGVRPATLRAWERAGLVRPRRDPVTGYRVYDEADVRDARLIRQLRRGGYLLEQIAPLITQVRAAGGLEPLEGTLRDWHSRLSARGRALLSGAAALEGYLRAREGCSVGVDTDIRAPGASLDPA
- a CDS encoding MFS transporter, with amino-acid sequence MSTESIHRAVGPREPSGDAELPMAALLALSTAVFITSLTETLPAGLLPEMSAGLHVGEPAAGQTVTVYAAGTALTAIPLTAATSGWRRKRLLLTAMAGFAAANTVTAVSSHYPLTLVARFVAGVAAGLAWALLAGYARRMVPARLQGKAVAVAMAGVPVALSVGVPAGTFTGQALGWRAAFLSMTALTLVLLAWITAIVPDHPGQPARERPRMLRTLAVPGVAPVLTVTLVFVLAHTVLYAYIATFLSHAGVGGSTDLVLLTFGIASLVSVWFTGAHIDRRLRALTLGSVLLVGAAAAVLGTLAHSEALVYGAALLWGLGWGGVPTLLQTAAADAGGTAADAAQAMLVTLWNVAMAAGGIVGGVLLDTLGTASLPWSVLLLLVPALVAVAGARVHGFPTAARSRAALTPE
- a CDS encoding MerR family transcriptional regulator, producing MRIGELSERTGVSRRLLRYYEEQSLIVSERCANGYRRYDERFVDRVLQIRGLLDAGLPTRIIKQILPCLDKPRHIVFSDATPEMLATLEAELDRMNQRIACLTQNRDAIASYLDEVRVRARGDAA
- a CDS encoding SDR family NAD(P)-dependent oxidoreductase — its product is MNRREGNVALVTGGSRGIGAAVAIRLAEEGADVVLTYERDERAAEEVVERVKGAGRRGLAVRADSARTAEVTAAVDEAVEVFGRLDVLVNNAGVFLVGPLEELGPDEVERTLAVNVRAPFVACRAAARHMGAGGRIISIGSNVAERAVFPGMALYAMSKSALVGMTKGLARELGPRGITVNLVVPGPTDTAANPADGPNAEVIAGFTAVGRYARASEIAATVAHVAGADGAYITGASLPVDGGFTV
- a CDS encoding nucleotidyltransferase family protein, with the protein product MHAVILAGGKGVRLRPYTTALPKPLVPIGDQHAILEIVLRQLSTSGFTRCTLAIGHLGEIIRAYVGDGSQWGMNVDYATEENPLGTMGPLLALRDRLPEHFLVMNGDVLTDLDYADVLRSHEASGTPLTIATYARKVHIDFGVLTTDASRVVAFTEKPSIDYRVSMGVYGVSRATLDGYTPGLPLGFDELVTDLLAAGRPPHAYEFDGYWLDIGRPDDYDRANAEFTSRKSLLLKGA
- a CDS encoding GDP-mannose 4,6-dehydratase, producing MTSAPLAAVTGAEGFIGSHLTEALVASGHRVRAMAQYNSFSSYGWLETLPADVLDQVEIVLGDVRDPGSVRGLLDGADCAYHLAALIAIPYSYQAPHSYVDTNVTGTLNVLEAARALGTPRLVHTSTSETYGTAQTVPITEDHPINTQSPYAASKAGGDRLADSYHASFGTPVVTLRPFNTFGPRQSMRAVIPTVIGQVAAGERTITLGDLRPTRDFTFVEDTARAFLAVGTAPAEQVVGRTFNAGTGGEISVGDLVALIGKVMDAPLDVQEDPARLRPANSEVMRLVADASRLTEATGWSPQNTLEEGLAHTARWFTDPAHLARYKTGIYNI
- the pelF gene encoding GT4 family glycosyltransferase PelF: MHVHHAARRAAAARVTLLTEGTYPHSHGGVSVWCDQLVTGMPDIEFDVIAVTGTGREPLVWDLPGHVRDVLSVPMWGATPDGRPPRGRSRRQLATAYEQFLTSLVDPGTEDGFAPALHGLAHAAAAAELSPFLRGDTALRILTAVWTRPGLAVREARPTLHDALTATALLEHALRPLAAPPPRDGVAHAVSGGVAVLPGLAARERYGVPLLLTEHGVYLRERYLGYRTAAYRWPVKAVVLGFFRLLAQESYRQAALITPGNRYNRLWEEQGGADPTAIRTVYNGVDPAAFPPAGPEPETPTLSWAGRVDPIKDLETLIRAFALVRTQRPDARLRLFGGTPRGGEAYRERCEALAAELGHADAVTFEGRVDDIKDAYAAGSVVMLSSISEGFPFTLIEAMSCGRATVSTDVGGVREAVGDTGLVVPPRDPAAMAAAALELLGAPDRRRAMGEAARLRVIEQFTLRQTIDTFRGIYHELAAGTAPTPARVVLPAPAVTGTGSLTG